A part of Paenibacillus sp. sptzw28 genomic DNA contains:
- a CDS encoding carbohydrate ABC transporter permease: MFNKNKIKESFGDRVLLGVIYLLLSAIMLTVLYPLIYILSSSFSSPNAVVSGQVWLLPVELSFKAYKSIFQSSQLMLGYWNSIIYTVVGTFINVLFTVLLAFPLAQKGFVGRKIIMMMMMFTLFFDGGLIPTYLLVKNLHMLDTRWALWLPGALSVFQVIVARTFFQTSIPEELAEAAQIDGARDSRYLISIVLPLSKPIIAVMTLMYAVGHWNAYFDALIYLRSENLFPLQYVLRNMLILNAADPEMLANTAQKLRDQGFEQVLKYALIVVACVPVMIMYPFVQKHFVKGVMIGSLKG; the protein is encoded by the coding sequence AATTAAAGAGTCTTTCGGCGACCGTGTTCTTCTCGGTGTCATCTATCTGCTGCTTTCAGCGATCATGCTAACGGTCTTATATCCGCTGATCTACATTCTCAGTTCGTCGTTCAGCTCTCCCAACGCGGTCGTATCCGGCCAGGTCTGGCTGTTACCGGTCGAACTGTCGTTTAAAGCGTATAAGTCGATTTTTCAAAGCTCGCAGCTGATGCTCGGTTACTGGAACAGTATTATCTATACAGTTGTCGGAACATTCATTAACGTCTTGTTTACGGTGCTTCTTGCGTTCCCGCTGGCTCAAAAAGGGTTTGTCGGACGCAAGATCATTATGATGATGATGATGTTCACCCTGTTCTTTGACGGCGGGCTGATTCCTACCTATTTGCTCGTTAAAAACCTTCATATGCTGGATACCCGCTGGGCCTTGTGGCTGCCTGGAGCGCTATCGGTCTTTCAGGTCATCGTGGCCAGGACCTTCTTCCAGACCTCCATTCCGGAAGAGCTCGCGGAAGCGGCGCAAATAGACGGTGCCCGGGATTCACGCTACCTGATCAGCATCGTGCTTCCTTTGTCCAAACCGATTATCGCCGTCATGACGCTTATGTACGCGGTCGGACATTGGAACGCTTATTTCGACGCTTTGATCTATTTGCGGTCTGAGAATTTGTTCCCTCTGCAGTACGTACTGCGAAACATGCTTATCCTGAACGCGGCCGATCCGGAAATGCTGGCGAACACGGCGCAGAAGCTCAGGGACCAGGGCTTCGAGCAGGTGCTCAAGTACGCGCTCATAGTAGTTGCATGCGTTCCTGTCATGATTATGTATCCTTTCGTGCAGAAGCATTTTGTCAAGGGTGTCATGATCGGTTCCTTGAAAGGTTAA
- a CDS encoding extracellular solute-binding protein, producing MKRSLWLTLVIVLISSIVLSACSGNKTGNTTTGGTGSNKETGNTGSEQPAAPVDITFFAPQGKAPLQDNDYTKLIEKKFNVNIKWDLAPADALKDRRQLLLASGDYPEVFLEGKFNNTDIQTYSKQGVFIPLNDLIDKYAPNIKKVMDEKPYFKDAITSPDGNIYGLPRLNECYHCTYSQKYWMNKEWLDKLGLKVPTTTDELYTVLKAFKTQDPNGNKKADEIPLTGAPNKYVWNGNIDAFLMNSFIYNDNDKYLTVKDGKVDFAANKPEWKEGLAYMHKLYKEGLIDPAAFTQNDQAIGQLGNRQGDEIVGSITTALLSYLLNVGDDKITRHKHWVIVPPLKGPNGVQLAGVSQGLGEFEMTITNKASEAQQIAAIKIADYAYSEEGALYSEYGPTEGIGWTKAQPGEKNIWGQPAKYSFERLKKLPDNVVRNDSWSLMGPKNMSKEFREMFAYSQDPLSSKGYETRLARATKEYEPYAPKEYYPAASWIRPDDTDSAAQLTTSVKDYVTNSMAQFIIGNKDIDKDWDAYVKGFDGLNLTKYIQIYQDAIQKK from the coding sequence TTGAAAAGGTCATTGTGGCTAACGCTTGTAATTGTGTTGATCAGCAGTATTGTGCTTTCAGCTTGCTCGGGCAATAAAACCGGTAATACAACCACCGGCGGCACTGGAAGTAATAAAGAGACAGGCAATACTGGCAGCGAACAACCTGCAGCGCCCGTGGATATCACTTTCTTTGCGCCTCAAGGTAAAGCACCATTGCAAGACAACGATTATACAAAATTGATTGAAAAGAAGTTCAACGTTAATATTAAATGGGACCTTGCTCCCGCTGACGCTTTGAAGGACCGCAGGCAGCTGCTTCTGGCAAGCGGCGACTATCCGGAAGTATTCCTGGAAGGCAAGTTCAACAATACGGACATCCAGACCTACAGCAAGCAAGGCGTATTCATTCCGCTCAACGACCTGATCGATAAATACGCACCGAATATCAAGAAGGTGATGGATGAGAAGCCGTATTTCAAAGACGCTATTACATCGCCGGACGGCAACATTTACGGGCTTCCCCGCCTCAATGAGTGCTACCACTGCACGTACTCGCAGAAGTACTGGATGAACAAAGAGTGGCTGGACAAGCTCGGTTTGAAGGTACCGACGACGACGGACGAATTGTACACCGTTCTGAAAGCCTTCAAAACGCAAGATCCGAACGGCAATAAGAAAGCGGACGAAATCCCGCTCACGGGCGCTCCAAACAAATATGTTTGGAACGGAAACATCGACGCATTCCTGATGAACTCCTTTATCTATAACGACAACGATAAGTATTTGACGGTTAAGGACGGCAAGGTCGATTTCGCGGCAAACAAGCCGGAGTGGAAGGAAGGCCTCGCCTACATGCACAAGCTGTATAAGGAAGGCTTGATCGACCCTGCTGCGTTTACGCAGAACGATCAGGCTATCGGACAGCTCGGCAACCGCCAAGGCGATGAAATCGTCGGCTCCATTACCACTGCGCTGCTCAGCTATCTGCTTAACGTTGGGGACGATAAAATAACCCGCCACAAGCACTGGGTCATCGTACCGCCGCTTAAAGGGCCGAACGGCGTTCAGCTTGCCGGCGTTTCGCAGGGTCTCGGCGAGTTCGAAATGACGATCACGAACAAAGCAAGCGAAGCGCAGCAAATTGCGGCGATCAAAATCGCCGACTATGCGTACAGCGAAGAAGGCGCTTTGTACAGCGAATACGGACCGACGGAAGGAATCGGCTGGACCAAAGCGCAGCCGGGCGAGAAGAACATCTGGGGACAGCCGGCGAAATACAGCTTTGAGAGACTGAAGAAGCTGCCTGACAACGTGGTTAGAAACGACAGCTGGTCGCTGATGGGTCCAAAAAATATGTCCAAGGAATTCCGCGAAATGTTCGCTTATTCGCAGGATCCGCTCAGTTCGAAAGGCTACGAAACGCGTTTGGCGCGTGCGACGAAGGAATATGAGCCGTACGCTCCAAAAGAATACTATCCGGCAGCTTCCTGGATACGTCCGGATGACACCGATAGCGCAGCCCAACTGACGACATCTGTCAAGGATTATGTAACAAACAGCATGGCTCAGTTCATTATCGGGAACAAAGACATCGATAAAGACTGGGATGCTTATGTGAAAGGCTTTGACGGTCTGAACCTGACGAAATATATTCAGATCTATCAGGACGCGATTCAGAAAAAATAA
- a CDS encoding glycoside hydrolase family 3 N-terminal domain-containing protein — translation MDYRDSSLPAAERAKSLLALMTVEEKIGQLIQPFGWKTYHKDNGTISLDEDFKKQVANGGVGSLYGVLRADPWTEVTLENGLSPEEGAHAVNEIQRYAIEYSRLGIPILFGEECSHGHMAIGATVFPVPILLGSTWNIDLYREMCRAVAAETRAQGGSATYSPVLDVVRDPRWGRTEECFGEDPYMIGEFAVAAVQGLQGERLDSDTSVIATLKHFVAYGSSEGGRNAGPVHMGLRELHENDLLPFRKGVEAGALSVMTAYNEIDGVPCTSSEYLLQQLLRNEWGFDGFVITDCGAINMLAYGHDIAEDGEEAAAISLKAGVDMEMSGEMFGKHLLSALENKTVTEDELDTAVKRVLEIKFLLGLFERPYVDPRQAAEIIGSHEHVELARQVAREGIVLLKNDGGALPLDKEKGKIAVIGPNANHIYNQLGDYTSPQARQQVVTLLDGIVNKLGGGDDRILYAPGCRIKGDSREGFERALDCAAQADVVVLALGGSSARDFGEGTIDLRTGASVVTEHSWSDMECGEGIDRTGLHLLGVQLELAQEIHKLGKPVIIVYINGRQIVEPWIDEHAHAIIEAWYPGQEGGNAIADILFGDYNPSGRLTVSVPKDVGQLPVYYNAKRSRGKRYLETDVKPRYPFGFGLSYTSFDYDGLTVSPELIPADGEATVTVNVTNTGAVAGTEVVQLYVSDKVSSVTRPVKELKGFRKVTLEPGETRKVAFTLAKEHLQLFDQQLRPVVEEGEFRIMVGRNSEDFITASLIVKNEV, via the coding sequence ATGGATTACAGGGACTCGTCGCTGCCGGCGGCGGAACGGGCGAAGAGCCTGCTTGCCTTGATGACGGTTGAAGAGAAAATCGGACAATTAATTCAACCGTTCGGCTGGAAGACGTACCACAAGGATAATGGTACAATTTCACTTGATGAAGACTTCAAGAAACAGGTTGCAAACGGCGGCGTAGGTTCATTATACGGCGTGCTGCGTGCAGACCCATGGACCGAGGTTACGCTTGAGAACGGACTGTCACCCGAAGAGGGCGCTCATGCGGTTAATGAGATTCAGCGCTATGCGATTGAGTATTCGCGGCTCGGAATTCCGATTCTGTTCGGAGAGGAATGCTCGCACGGACATATGGCGATTGGCGCGACTGTATTTCCGGTACCGATTCTGCTTGGCAGCACGTGGAATATCGACCTGTACCGGGAAATGTGCCGCGCCGTTGCAGCCGAGACCCGCGCTCAAGGCGGCAGCGCAACCTATTCTCCCGTACTGGATGTTGTCCGGGACCCCCGTTGGGGACGGACAGAGGAGTGCTTCGGCGAAGATCCGTATATGATCGGTGAGTTTGCAGTAGCTGCCGTGCAGGGACTTCAGGGCGAGAGGCTTGACAGCGACACCAGTGTTATTGCAACATTGAAGCATTTTGTGGCTTACGGAAGCTCGGAAGGCGGACGGAATGCGGGCCCTGTTCATATGGGCCTGCGCGAACTGCATGAGAACGATCTTCTCCCGTTTCGTAAAGGGGTCGAGGCTGGAGCTCTTTCCGTTATGACCGCTTACAACGAGATAGACGGCGTTCCTTGCACATCAAGCGAATATTTGCTGCAGCAGCTGCTCAGGAACGAATGGGGCTTTGACGGGTTCGTCATTACGGACTGCGGCGCTATCAATATGTTAGCCTACGGCCATGATATAGCGGAGGACGGCGAGGAAGCGGCCGCTATCTCCCTGAAAGCCGGGGTCGACATGGAGATGTCGGGCGAAATGTTCGGAAAGCACCTTCTTTCGGCACTGGAGAACAAGACCGTTACTGAGGATGAGCTCGATACTGCCGTAAAACGCGTACTGGAGATCAAGTTTCTCCTCGGATTGTTTGAACGGCCGTATGTCGATCCTCGTCAAGCGGCGGAAATCATAGGCAGTCATGAGCATGTTGAACTTGCGCGCCAGGTTGCCCGCGAAGGGATCGTTTTATTGAAAAATGACGGCGGCGCTCTTCCTCTTGATAAGGAAAAAGGCAAGATTGCCGTGATCGGACCGAACGCGAATCATATTTACAACCAGCTTGGCGATTATACGTCTCCGCAGGCTCGTCAGCAGGTTGTCACGTTATTGGACGGTATAGTCAATAAATTAGGCGGCGGTGATGACCGAATTCTATATGCGCCGGGATGCCGGATCAAAGGGGATTCCAGAGAGGGATTCGAGCGGGCGCTCGATTGCGCCGCACAAGCCGACGTTGTCGTGCTGGCGCTTGGCGGATCAAGCGCACGGGATTTCGGCGAAGGTACGATCGATCTGCGAACGGGCGCTTCCGTCGTAACAGAGCATTCGTGGAGCGATATGGAATGCGGCGAAGGCATTGACCGGACCGGCCTTCATTTGCTCGGCGTTCAGCTGGAATTGGCGCAAGAAATTCACAAGTTAGGGAAACCTGTTATTATCGTGTATATCAATGGCCGTCAGATTGTAGAGCCGTGGATTGACGAGCATGCGCATGCGATTATCGAAGCATGGTATCCGGGGCAGGAAGGCGGCAACGCTATTGCCGATATCTTGTTCGGCGATTACAATCCTTCCGGCCGATTGACCGTTTCCGTACCCAAAGACGTCGGCCAGCTGCCCGTTTACTACAACGCCAAGAGAAGCAGGGGCAAACGGTATTTGGAAACCGATGTGAAGCCCCGTTATCCGTTTGGTTTCGGCTTAAGCTATACGTCCTTCGACTACGACGGATTGACTGTTTCTCCGGAGCTCATCCCTGCGGATGGGGAAGCGACCGTGACGGTGAACGTTACGAATACTGGAGCTGTCGCAGGCACGGAAGTGGTGCAGCTGTATGTCTCCGATAAGGTGAGCTCCGTCACCCGGCCTGTGAAAGAGCTGAAAGGCTTCCGCAAGGTGACGCTCGAACCGGGCGAGACAAGGAAGGTTGCCTTTACGCTTGCGAAGGAGCATTTGCAGCTGTTCGACCAGCAGCTCCGGCCGGTTGTCGAAGAGGGAGAATTCCGCATCATGGTCGGAAGAAACTCCGAGGATTTCATTACAGCGTCTTTAATCGTTAAGAACGAGGTGTAA
- a CDS encoding alpha-mannosidase: MYRILRFIKHLSHKQWLEEVPVRDLEMRKARYITPGEYQFYPDGDGLYTTDRLDGKHGVTYFLKKQIEIPHHWGSGSIGLLAEGGGEGLLRVNGASYHGLDRNHPFVPLFLSAIGNNPLLEIELYDPIPEPVDPLNAQATINPPVHSFSIRLVRVNKPLQSLLYSVKVAYEAMLQLPEKDLLRSRMMSALYETMEETEPFLESRFNDGEWLQSAEEGLKERIQALAPEQRAYGLMHMVGQSHIDVAWLWPVRETVRKVSRTFSTMTTLMDEYPDFIYSQSQPLLYAFAKEHDPALYEKIKARIAEGRWELVGGMWVEPDLNIPSGESLVRQMLYGQNFYQEEFGKTSQIEWLPDTFGYCASLPQMLKLAGIDYFMTTKLNWNDTNKFPYELFHWVGIDGTSIVSYLNHGLNEHTRPGDIQEHWQEFRQKDKLDELMLLYGHGDGGGGVTREMIEFTQRSPLMPGLPESRFSTAAAFFEEVGKIGDTLPQWHGDLYLELHRGTYTTHARNKRSNRKAEVLYREAEIWSRMAAPYLAGEQANFGREALREGWKLILLNQFHDIIPGTAITETYVTSATEYEQIFRLGKECEEQSLRTIAAQVSTAGEGTPYVVFNSLGWNRTEVVTIDGDAEARSLSAFDHAGNRLQSDVHCDDPTSGRYTLSVKVPSIPAFGYTTIWLRESEDSAAGHVVSTANPASNVLGDAWETEQYRLEFNSKGEITRWLDKTAGRELLPAGSIANELQFFHDKPLSWDAWDIDPRFESQRAGEVELVKKELVSKGKAADVLRFEWLLNNSAIAQDIIIYHHQKRVDFKTRVLWNEDHKLLKVAFPVDVVANKAAYEIPFGALERPTHNNTSWEQAQFEVCGHRWADMSEGGYGVSLLNDCKYGYDIKGNTLRLSLLRSPKWPDVTADQGEHEFTYSLYPHEQDWRGAEVVRRAAELNHPVTVVPAPAGNEAEVAGKDRLPSKQSLIQFESRSAVLDTVKEAEAGEGTIVRFYESTGSRDTVLFRLPESAVKAYVINLLEDELEPLEIKDGIIRLSFKPFEIKSVKYL, translated from the coding sequence ATGTATCGTATTCTTAGATTTATCAAGCACTTATCTCATAAACAATGGCTCGAAGAGGTGCCGGTACGCGACCTGGAAATGCGGAAAGCCCGTTATATCACGCCGGGTGAATATCAATTTTATCCGGACGGGGACGGCCTCTACACGACAGACCGGCTGGACGGCAAGCATGGCGTCACTTATTTCCTGAAGAAACAAATTGAAATTCCGCATCATTGGGGATCGGGTTCGATTGGTCTGCTCGCCGAGGGCGGAGGAGAAGGTCTGCTTAGAGTAAACGGCGCGTCCTATCACGGTCTCGACCGGAACCACCCATTCGTCCCGCTGTTCTTAAGCGCAATCGGCAATAATCCGCTGCTTGAAATCGAGCTGTACGATCCGATTCCGGAACCGGTCGATCCGTTAAATGCGCAAGCTACGATCAACCCGCCGGTTCACAGCTTTTCGATCCGGCTCGTACGTGTCAACAAGCCGCTGCAGAGTTTGTTATACAGCGTCAAGGTTGCCTATGAAGCGATGCTTCAGCTTCCCGAGAAGGATCTGCTCCGGTCGAGGATGATGAGCGCCTTGTATGAAACGATGGAAGAAACGGAGCCCTTTCTTGAAAGCCGCTTCAATGACGGAGAATGGCTGCAGTCGGCGGAGGAAGGGTTGAAGGAACGCATTCAAGCATTGGCGCCGGAACAGCGCGCCTACGGATTAATGCATATGGTGGGCCAATCGCATATCGATGTCGCCTGGTTATGGCCTGTACGGGAAACCGTCCGCAAGGTCAGTCGTACATTCTCTACGATGACGACACTGATGGATGAGTATCCCGATTTCATCTATTCACAGAGCCAGCCGCTGCTGTATGCGTTCGCGAAGGAACACGATCCTGCCTTATATGAGAAGATCAAAGCGCGAATCGCCGAAGGCCGCTGGGAATTGGTCGGCGGCATGTGGGTAGAGCCGGATTTAAATATTCCAAGCGGAGAGTCTCTGGTGCGCCAAATGCTTTACGGGCAAAACTTCTACCAGGAAGAATTCGGCAAGACCTCCCAAATCGAATGGCTGCCGGATACGTTCGGTTACTGCGCTTCGCTTCCGCAAATGTTAAAGCTTGCGGGCATTGATTATTTTATGACGACGAAATTGAATTGGAACGATACCAACAAGTTCCCTTACGAGCTGTTCCACTGGGTAGGCATTGACGGAACGTCCATTGTTTCGTACTTGAACCATGGCTTAAACGAGCATACAAGACCGGGCGATATTCAGGAGCACTGGCAAGAGTTTCGTCAGAAGGACAAGCTCGATGAGCTGATGCTACTTTACGGGCATGGAGACGGCGGAGGCGGAGTTACACGCGAAATGATCGAATTCACTCAGCGTTCTCCTCTCATGCCGGGTTTGCCGGAGAGCAGGTTCAGCACGGCGGCGGCTTTCTTTGAAGAAGTCGGCAAAATCGGCGATACGCTGCCACAGTGGCACGGCGACTTATATTTGGAGCTGCATCGCGGAACCTATACAACGCATGCGCGAAACAAACGCAGCAACCGCAAGGCGGAGGTGCTTTACCGCGAGGCGGAGATTTGGAGCCGTATGGCGGCCCCGTATCTGGCCGGGGAACAGGCAAACTTCGGCCGAGAGGCTCTTCGCGAAGGCTGGAAGCTGATTCTGCTCAACCAGTTCCATGACATCATTCCGGGTACTGCGATCACGGAGACCTATGTAACGTCGGCAACTGAGTATGAGCAGATATTCAGGCTGGGGAAAGAATGCGAAGAACAGTCGCTGCGCACGATCGCGGCGCAAGTATCGACTGCAGGAGAAGGAACGCCTTATGTCGTGTTCAACAGTCTCGGCTGGAACCGGACTGAAGTGGTAACGATCGACGGTGACGCCGAAGCTCGCAGCCTAAGTGCATTCGATCATGCGGGAAATCGTCTGCAAAGCGATGTCCACTGCGATGATCCGACTTCAGGCAGGTATACGCTGTCGGTAAAAGTTCCGTCAATTCCCGCCTTCGGCTACACGACGATTTGGCTGAGAGAATCAGAGGATTCAGCTGCAGGCCACGTCGTTTCGACCGCAAATCCTGCAAGCAATGTGCTGGGTGACGCGTGGGAAACGGAACAGTACCGGCTTGAATTCAATTCCAAGGGGGAGATTACGCGCTGGCTGGACAAAACCGCGGGTCGCGAGCTTCTGCCCGCCGGGTCGATCGCCAATGAGCTGCAATTTTTCCACGATAAGCCGCTCTCCTGGGATGCCTGGGATATCGATCCCCGGTTTGAGTCACAGCGTGCCGGCGAAGTTGAACTGGTCAAGAAGGAGCTCGTCTCCAAAGGCAAGGCAGCCGATGTGCTAAGATTCGAGTGGCTGTTAAACAACTCCGCCATCGCGCAGGACATCATCATTTACCATCATCAGAAGCGCGTCGATTTCAAAACCCGCGTGCTGTGGAACGAGGATCATAAATTACTCAAGGTTGCATTCCCGGTTGATGTGGTTGCGAATAAAGCTGCCTATGAAATTCCATTCGGTGCCCTTGAACGGCCAACCCATAACAACACAAGCTGGGAGCAAGCCCAGTTTGAGGTTTGCGGCCACCGCTGGGCCGATATGTCCGAAGGCGGCTACGGCGTCAGCCTGCTCAATGATTGCAAGTACGGCTATGATATCAAAGGGAATACGCTCCGGTTATCCCTGCTGCGCTCGCCGAAATGGCCGGATGTCACCGCCGATCAAGGCGAACATGAATTCACGTACTCCTTGTATCCGCACGAGCAGGATTGGCGTGGAGCGGAGGTTGTCCGCAGGGCCGCGGAGCTTAACCACCCTGTAACCGTGGTTCCTGCTCCGGCGGGGAATGAAGCTGAAGTTGCCGGCAAAGACAGGCTGCCAAGCAAGCAATCTCTCATTCAGTTTGAGAGCCGCTCGGCGGTGCTTGATACGGTTAAAGAGGCGGAAGCAGGAGAAGGCACCATTGTCCGCTTCTACGAATCTACCGGGAGCCGGGATACGGTATTGTTCCGTTTGCCGGAATCTGCGGTTAAAGCCTATGTAATTAACTTGCTTGAGGATGAACTGGAGCCGCTCGAAATTAAAGACGGCATAATTCGATTATCGTTCAAGCCTTTCGAGATCAAATCGGTCAAATATTTGTAA
- a CDS encoding type 1 glutamine amidotransferase domain-containing protein: protein MMEHAKRVAFLLANDFEDSEMKNPYEAIVKNGHEAVIIGLTKGAELTGKNGTVSYTSHLSAAEADPADYDAVIIPGGGSPSHLLDSEHIIEFIQKMDKEGKTIAAICHGPQLLAKAQLLDGRNLTAFPELHAEINDAGGRFIDKAVVVDENLITSRTPEDEPFFIEETINQLGVAAY from the coding sequence ATGATGGAACATGCGAAGAGGGTAGCTTTCTTGCTCGCGAACGATTTCGAAGATTCTGAAATGAAAAATCCTTACGAAGCTATCGTGAAAAACGGTCACGAAGCGGTCATCATCGGCCTTACGAAAGGTGCTGAGCTAACCGGTAAGAATGGTACGGTCTCATACACCTCTCATTTATCCGCGGCAGAAGCGGATCCGGCTGACTACGATGCGGTAATAATTCCCGGGGGCGGGTCGCCGTCGCATTTGCTGGACAGTGAGCACATCATCGAATTTATACAGAAAATGGACAAAGAAGGAAAAACGATCGCGGCGATCTGCCACGGGCCGCAGCTTCTTGCTAAAGCTCAGCTGCTGGATGGACGCAACTTGACGGCATTTCCCGAGCTTCATGCCGAAATCAACGACGCAGGCGGCCGGTTTATCGATAAAGCCGTCGTTGTTGACGAGAATCTCATTACTTCGCGCACGCCGGAAGATGAACCGTTCTTTATCGAAGAGACGATTAATCAGCTCGGCGTTGCCGCTTACTGA
- the gcvPB gene encoding aminomethyl-transferring glycine dehydrogenase subunit GcvPB — protein sequence MKPEKALIFEMSKPGRVAYSLPECDVPETDPSELIPASLLRSRPAELPEVYEVDVIRHYTELSRRNFGVDNGFYPLGSCTMKYNPKINEDTARFPGFAKIHPYQPEESIQGALELLFTLQNDLASLTGMDMVSLQPAAGAHGEWTGLMLIRAYHESRGETRTKVIVPDSSHGTNPASATVAGFETITIKSNLQGMVDLDALRAAVGNDTAALMLTNPSTLGLFEKDIREIAQIVHEAGGLLYYDGANSNAIMGIARPGDMGFDVVHLNLHKTMSTPHGGGGPGAGPVGVKSRLIPFLPKPVVGKKADGTFFWDYDRPQSIGRVKAYYGNFGILVRAYTYIRTYGPEGLRRVSECAVLNANYMMHRLAPYYEVPYPGVCKHEFVLSGRKLKQYGVRTLDVAKRLLDFGYHPPTIYFPLNVEEAIMIEPTETESKETLDAFIDTMIQIAREAESSPELVVNAPYDTVVKRLDETTAARKPVLNCTCG from the coding sequence ATGAAACCCGAGAAAGCGTTAATTTTCGAAATGAGCAAACCAGGCCGGGTCGCCTACTCTTTGCCCGAATGCGACGTACCGGAGACCGACCCGTCCGAGTTAATCCCAGCGTCTTTGCTGCGCAGCCGTCCGGCTGAGCTTCCTGAAGTGTACGAGGTCGATGTCATCCGCCATTACACGGAATTATCGCGCCGTAACTTCGGGGTCGACAACGGCTTCTACCCGCTCGGATCCTGCACGATGAAATACAATCCGAAGATCAACGAAGACACCGCCAGGTTTCCGGGGTTTGCCAAGATTCACCCGTATCAGCCCGAGGAAAGCATTCAGGGCGCTCTCGAGCTGCTATTTACGCTCCAGAATGATCTGGCTTCCCTGACGGGCATGGACATGGTCTCGCTGCAGCCCGCCGCAGGAGCGCATGGCGAATGGACCGGCCTAATGCTGATTCGCGCCTATCACGAGAGCCGCGGCGAGACCCGCACCAAAGTGATCGTCCCCGATTCGTCGCACGGGACGAACCCGGCCAGCGCAACAGTCGCCGGCTTTGAAACGATTACGATAAAGTCCAATTTGCAGGGCATGGTCGATCTGGATGCGCTGCGCGCGGCTGTCGGCAACGATACTGCAGCATTGATGCTGACGAATCCGAGCACCCTGGGCCTGTTTGAAAAGGATATTCGGGAAATCGCCCAAATCGTGCACGAGGCAGGAGGGCTGCTGTATTATGACGGCGCCAACTCCAACGCAATTATGGGAATTGCAAGGCCAGGCGATATGGGCTTCGACGTGGTCCATTTAAATCTCCACAAAACGATGAGCACGCCCCATGGAGGAGGCGGACCGGGTGCGGGACCTGTCGGGGTGAAAAGCAGGCTCATTCCGTTTCTGCCGAAACCTGTTGTCGGCAAGAAAGCGGACGGGACGTTCTTCTGGGACTATGACCGCCCGCAATCGATAGGCAGGGTCAAAGCCTATTACGGCAATTTCGGTATTCTCGTGCGGGCTTATACCTATATACGGACCTACGGGCCGGAGGGACTGCGCCGGGTATCGGAGTGTGCGGTGCTGAACGCCAACTATATGATGCACCGGCTCGCGCCTTACTATGAAGTTCCGTATCCGGGCGTATGCAAGCACGAATTCGTGCTGTCAGGCCGAAAGCTGAAGCAGTATGGCGTACGCACACTGGATGTGGCCAAGCGGCTGCTCGATTTCGGTTACCATCCGCCGACCATTTATTTTCCGCTCAATGTCGAGGAAGCCATCATGATCGAACCGACGGAGACGGAAAGCAAGGAAACGCTCGACGCCTTCATCGATACGATGATTCAAATCGCCCGGGAAGCCGAATCGAGCCCGGAACTCGTTGTTAACGCCCCATACGATACGGTCGTCAAGCGGCTCGACGAAACCACGGCCGCCCGCAAGCCCGTACTTAACTGTACTTGCGGGTAA